AGCGTCGGCGCGTGAAGGAAGGCGGCAAGCGTTGCAAGTTGCGGCGTGATGCGCGCGCCGCTGTGCAATTCCTCCACAATCGTTGTCGGCTTTGCGGCTGGGATTTGAAGGCGGGCGAGCACGGTGGCATCGATGTCAAATGGCGAATGGCCGTTCTTCGACATGATGGCGTGGCAGGTGTCGCATGTCGCCTTCGCTCCCTTGGCCTGGTGGCAGCCAATGCAGTTGGCCATGTTCACCTCTTTTTCCACGGCGATGGCGGTACGCTCGGCGACCGGGCCGTGGCAGTCCTCGCATGCGCTGCCGGCGGAGGTGTGGGTCTTATGGCTGAAGGTAACGAACGATGGCACACGGTAGACGCGAACCCACTGGATGGGGTCTTCGTTCTTCGCGGCCTCAGCCAGGCGCTTGACGTCGGGGTTGTCCGTTGCGACCGAGGCGTGACACTTCATGCACTTCGCCGCCTGCGGCATCGCCAGCGTCGACCCGTCGCCGCGAGGCTCGTGACAGTCGTTGCAGGACATCTTCGCCGTCTGCATGTGCTGCATGTGATTGAAGGCGATGGGCTGAGCCGGGGCCGCAGCAGTCGTTGCCGCGGCAGGGGGCTTCGCTGCAGCACCCGTATCCTGTGCGTGAATGCCCACAGTGAAACCCGTCAAAATGGCAGGCAGCAACAGTAACTTCCGCACGCAGAACCCCTTCCCCAATGAAAGGAGTGCCGTCTGCTTCGAGGAGACGGCACTCCCGATGTTTCAGATTACGCCAGAGCGCTAAACGTTGCCCTTGCGCATCTCCTCCGCCAGATGTTCCGACGCGCGCATGGCCAGCGAGCACATGGTGATCGTTGGATTCTGCCATCCTGCGCTGACGAAGACGCTGGCATCGGTGATGAACAGGTTCTTCATATCGTGGCTCTGGCTCCACTTGTTGACGACGCCCTTCTTCGGGTCATCGCTCATGCGGGCCGTACCCTGCTCGTGGATGGAGTAGCCGGGCGGGTTGAACTCGTAGTTTTTGACCAGGATATCGAAGCCCGCGGCCTCGGCCATCGCCGCCATGGTGTCGATATAGTCCTTGGTCATGTTGGTTTCGTTCGAGGTGTACTTGGTATTGATATTCAGCGTGGGCATGCCCCAGGCATCCAATACCTGCTTGTTCAGCGACACGTGGTTCTCATAGTGGCCGAGCGTTTCGCCCATGATGTTGGTGGAGAAGTGGCTGCCGTTGTAGCTCTTGAGCTTCTCATTGAGCTCTTTACCGTAAAAGGGCAACGCGCGCGCATCAAACGGCCCGTTGCTGCACGAGACATTGACAGCGTAACCGCGGAGGAAGCCATTGCTCTTCGTCTCCAGGTTGCGGAAACGCGGTATGAGAGCACCGCCGCCCATCAGGCCGGGGGTACCCTTGCCGTCCCGCGCTTCAGGGACCGAGCAGATGATTCCCGCGCCGTAGATCTGGTCGGTCAGGTGGTGCCCGAGCACGCCACTCGAGTTGCATATCTCCGATGCCAGCAGCAGGCGAGTCGTTTCCATCGTGCCTGCGGCAACGACGACAACCCGGGCCTTCATGACCATCTCACGATGTGAGTGACGATCGACGAAGACCACACCATCTGCCAGGCCTGTCTTTTTGTCCACCGTAATCTGACGCACGATTGCGTTTGGAATTGTTGTGAGTTTGCCGGTGGCTACGGCATCAGGCAGCAACAGGTTGAGTGAGGCAGCCATACCGTCCTTGCCGAGCGAAGAACGGGGCTTGGTAACGGGAACGCCCAGCTTCTTGCCGGCGTCGACGAACCGCTGCATTGCGCCTGACCATGGCGAGTTGTCTTCGATAAAGTTGCCATCCGGGTACTGAGGCAGGCCGTCGGTGTGGCCCGTCACACGGAAGATCTCTTCCACGCGGGAGTAGTACGGCGCCAGTTCCTTGAGCGTGATCGGCCAGTTTTCGCCAAAGCCGTCGTGATCCTTGCTCTTGAACTCGTAGTCGCTGAGGCGGAAGGACTGGCGTCCCCAGACGGGAGAGCGTCCACCGATGCTTCGCACGCGCACCCAGTTGTACTGCTGCCCTTCCGGGTAGGAGTAAGGGACGACCTTTTCATCCACCCAGAAATTCGCGCTGAAGTCGTTTGCCTGATAGACATGCGGCAACCGGCCGGGAGCTACGACGCCGCGAAACGGCAGCTCGTGCGCTGGCTTCAGCTCGCGATACCTTTCAAAGTTCAGCATCGGGCCCGCGTCCAGCATGGTGCAGGAGATACCTTTTTCCGTCAGAATCTTTGCGGCCATTCCGCCAGTATGTCCCGACCCGATGATCAGGACGTCAACCTTCTTCTGTGCCATGCGCTCTCTACTTTCTTCTCTGGGGAATGCCTATGCCTGCTTGTGCTTCGTGGTCGATGCCGTCTTGGACGCACTGTGGCTGACCCATGTCTGGATACCGGGATCGATGGGGTGCCAGTAGAGGCCCACACCCGGTGTGCGCTCACCAGAAGCTTCCGCCGCGGCGGCCCATGCAGGCGAATTCATGGTGAACTCGCGAATGTCGCGATGCGCGAGGTTGACGAACCTCTCCTGCCCCTCACGCGGTGGATGGTCGTTCATCCATCCCTTCAAGTGGGGCCGGATTACGGCGTCTGCCTGTTTCTCGTCCGCCTTGGCAAACGGGACCTTGAACTGCTTCATACAGTCGGCGTTCAGGCGATCGAGTCCATCGTTGTACATGGCTTGCCTGTCGGCGGGAGAAGCTCCAATGTAGAAGTCGAGAAACTCCGGCGTCCCGGCCTTCATCGCGCTGGGGTAATCGTCGCCCGCTGGCATCATGATCTCGCACAGATGCACCAGCGAGGCATAACGCACAGGGGTAAAGTACCGTGCCTCAGTCGTAGCTACGAGATCGGGCTGCGAGAGAGGGATACTGGGTGTATGGAACCGTGCCAACTGCTCTGCACGGGCCGTTACACGCGAGGCTGGAGGAGCTGCGGGATGTGCCCCGGCAGCGTTTTGTTCCGCTGCATTCGATGCAGGCTGCTGTTGTCCAAGCGCAGTGCTCGCGGTTGCGGTGGCGACTGCAAAACCCTTTACAAAATCACGCCGTTTCATAGGCGAAATCGTAAGGGTTAGCGGTAACCGTCGTCAACCACCTTGTTAAGATTCCAGCCGGCGCTCTGAATCGATTTTGCAGAGCGGACTACGAAAACCGGCAAAGTGTGCGCTAGCATAGCAAAACTGCTAACCATGGCTATCCGTCTTCAGGACATTGCCGACGATCTGAATCTTTCCAAGATGACGATCTCCAAGGTGCTGCGCGGTCAGACAGACGTGAGTGCCGAGACGAAGGCGCGCGTTCTGAAACGCATGCAGGAGCTGAATTACCGGCCCAACATCTCCGCGCGCAGCCTGCGGACCGGCCAGACGTACACCATCGGCTTTGTCGTACCGCAACTCGACGACCCGCGCGTTGCCGCCATATGTCGAGGCCTCAATGAAGTTCTTCGGCCGGCAAACTATGCCGTAGTGATCTCTTCAGCCGACGGCGACCCAGAAGCGGAGGAGCGCGAGGCGGAGCTTCATCTGTCCCGGCAGGTCGATGCGCTGCTGCTGTATGGCCGCGACGACGTTTCGGATGCTCCGGAGGCGTTGCGAACGACCAGCGTTCCGCTGGTGTATCTGGGCCAGAAGCCTGCACAACTGACGGCCATCTCCGTCAGCCTGCGCGAGAGCGAAGTTGGCCGTCTCTCTGGCGAGCACCTTCTGGCACGCGGCGCACGGCGCATCGCATATCTCCGCGGTCCACGTACCGCCGTGGCAGACCAGCGGTTCAGCGGATATCTTGAGGCACTGCACAAGGCGTCCGTCCCCATTCGCCAGGAGTGGGTTGTCGAAGCAAAGGCGGGCGGAGACGAATACGAGCGAGGCTTCGAAGCTGTGCGGACGATGCTCCAGCGACGCAGCCGGCCTGAAGCAGTGATCGCTTATTCCGATTCTTTAGCCGTCGGCGCACGCGACGCCGCGATCGCGCAGGGCCTGCGTGTTCCCGACCAGTTTCAAGTCATGGGCTGTGGGAACAACTTGCAGATATGTTCGATGGGTATTGGTATCAGCAGTATCGATCTTTGTTCGGAAGAGATCGGCGTCCGCGCAGCCCGAATGGCCTTGAAAGCGATTGAGAAAAAGGGTGCTGAAGAGGCACGCAGCATGAGTGTCATGCCGCGCCTTGTTCATCGCGCGACGACAAAGCACCTTGAAGTTTCCACGAGACCAGGAAAGAAGGGATAAGCGCTCATGGCAGCCCGCAAAGAGACGGCGAACAAGTTCGATCTGGTGGTTTTTGGAGAGTTCTTCTCCGACATGATCTTTTATGGGCTGCGCAATCAGCCGCGCTTTGGCGAGGAGGTCAAAACCGACTCCTTTTTGATTGCTCCCGGCGGCGGCCTTGCCACTTCAGCGCTCGCGGCTAGCCGTCTTGGCAGCATGACCGCAATCGTGACGCGGGTGGGAGGCGATGCCGAGAGCCTTCCGACCTGGGGAGAGATTCTGCGGGAGGGGCTCGACGTGACTGCGTGCGAGGTCCGCAAAGAACAGGCGACCGCACTTACGGCATCGGTGGCCTTTCAGTCCAACCGCATGATGATGACGCACGATCCCGTCAACCGAAACCTCGAAGACCTGTTGTCGAGTAAAGCGGTCATCGCCAAACTGCATAAGGCGCGGCATGTGCACTTCGCCTGCGCATTGCGCCGCCCGCAAAAATGGATACCTGTCATGAAGGCGCTGCGCGATTCGGGCATCACGATCTCGGCCGACTTCGGCTGGAATCCCGACCTGTCGCCCAAACAGTTGCTCTCGATCGTGAAGTACTGCGAATTTATCTTCCCCAACGAACATGAAGGCAAGGCGATCACCGGCACAACCGATGCCTTGAGGGCGCTGGAAAAACTCCAGGACTGGGTACGCATCCCGGTCATCAAACTGGGAAAACGAGGGGCTATGCTTATGGCCAATGGGCACATCTACCGCCAGCCGGCGCTTCCGATCGCGGTCGTGGATGCAACCGGGGCGGGCGATGCCTTCGACGGAGGATTTCTGCACGCGTTTCTTCATGGCGCGGACTGGGACGACTGCCTTCGTGCAGGAAATATCTGCGGCAGCCTCTCCGCCTCGCAACCCGGAGGCTCTCAAGGACTTCCCGGGCCGAAGGAATTTCGCCGGTATATGGCCTCGATCAAATCCACGAAAAGCCGCCGATCCGTATAGGCGTCATAAACGCAATTCTTGTCAATTTTTTATTGAATTTGTCATTTCCTATTGACACTCCTATCTCGCGGAGGTATTTTCGGTTCATTCCGTTACCGATAACGATACCGATATTTTCTGGGTTTTCGGTAGCTTTGGAGCATTCTTTGAACCAGAAGCTCACGGCTCTCAGGAGGTCGTCAGATGGGTTTTGGAAGCACAGGAAATTCTTCTCATCGCCATTCGTTGCCTATGCCGCTTATGTGCCTGTTCCTGGCCGCGGCGTTTCTCTTCACGCCGCAGCCTGCGCTCGCACAGCTTGATAACGGCTCCATTACGGGTACGCTTCACGATCCCACGGGCGCGGTGATCGCCGGTGCGACGGTCACGATTCGCAATGTTGCTACCGGCGTTACCACGGTATTGAAAACGAACAACGACGGTTCCTATCAGGCTCTCGCATTGATTCCGGGAACCTACTCGGTAGAAGCGTCCGCCACAGGCTTCAGCACGGCGAAGAATGCGGCCGTCGAGATCCATGTGAAGAGCCGTGCTGAGGTCGACTTCAACCTGACTCCCGGTGCCACGAGCGACACCATCGAAGTGAGTTCAGAGTTTCAAGGTCTTCAGACGCAATCGGCCGACGTGGGCAATGTTATTGGCACGACGCAGATCAACGATCTGCCGCTGAATGCGCGCCGCTACGCGGACCTGGCTCTGCTTGAGCCGGGTATCTTCAAAAATCCCGGAGTGGCAAATCAAGCGGCCGATCGCTTCTCTTCCAATGGAAACCTGGAGACACAAAATTATTTTGCGCTTGATGGCGTGGACAATAACTCGGGATCGACGAACCTGCAGGAAGGCTCCGTGCAGAACGTTCAACCTCCGCCTGACGCGATTCAGGAGTTCCGTCTCCAGACTCGCACGTACTCCGTTGAGTTCGGCACATCGGCCGGCGCTATCGTCAACGCATCCACAAAGAGTGGCACAAACAGCTTGCACGGAAGCGCCTGGGAGTATGCGCGCAACAGCGTCCTCGACGCGAATAGTTGGATCAACAAACGTACGTCAACAGGGGTACCATTGCCGAAGGGCAATTTCAGCCAGAATCAATTTGGCGGCACGGTGGGTGGCCATGTCATCCGCGAAAAGTTCTTCTACTTTGGCGATTACCAGGGCCTTCGCTCGACACAGTCAACAACAGTAAGCTCCGTCGTTCCTTCGGCAGCAATGAAGACCGGCAACATGAGCGAGGTTTCCTTCAACCCTGTCGGGCTTGGAAGTCAGTCTGGTTGCATCGTCGCGAAAGTCGTGCAGACGGGCTGCATCGATCCTGTTGCTCTCGCTGTTGCAAAGCTCCTGCCCGATCCGAACACTGGTCCGCCAACATGGGACGGATCAACAAACTATGTCTATCAGTACCAGCTTCCGCAGCAGGTGAACTCGTTTGATGTGCGCACAGATTTCACCGTCAACTCGCACAATCAGCTCTTCACGCGATACAGCTTCCTCGACCAGCATCGCCAGGACCCGCCGTGGACGTCGAACTCCGATATAGGCAACGGCGGATTCGCCACAGACTATAAGATCCGTAATCAGGGTGTTGCATTTGGCCTCACGACGACCCTCTCCTCCACTGCGGTGAATCAGTTCCGCTTCGGCTGGAGCCGCGACAGCGCGCACAGCAACCCGATCGGCGTAACGCTTGGCACATCGGCTGCTCCCAGCGTCGGACTGACTGGCATTCCTGTCACTCCTCAGTCGGGCGGCCTTCCACCGTTCAACATCAGCGGCGGGTTCCGCAGGATTGGCGTTGACCTCTTCCGCCCGCAGTTTCAGGCAGCGGGTGTATGGCAGTTTCTGGATAACTTCACCAAGCTCAAGGGCAATCACAGCTTGATGTTCGGTTACGAATATCACCGCACGACGACGAACTTTCTCGACCTTACGGCACCGCAAGGCTATATGGGCTTCTCGGGCGTATTTACAGGAACGAACGGTTTTGGCTGGGCCGATTTTCTGCTAGGCAACGTCAGTCAAACCTTCTTCAACAGCTATCTTGTGGCACATAACTACCAGATCGGCAATTCGCTCTTTGCTCAGGACACGTGGCGAGCTACGCACGATCTGACCATTACTTATGGAACGCGTTACGAGCTCTACTCTCCTCTACTCAACCGGACAGACTCTTTTGCAAACTTCGATCCTTCGGGAGCGGGAGGGCTTATTGTTGCGAAGGGCGGAAGCTGGGCGCAACGCAGCCTGGTCAATCCGGACAAGAACAACTTCGCTCCCCGCGTTGGCTTCTCCTATCAGGCAACCGATCGCGTCGTGATTCGCGGCGGATACGGAGTTTTCTATCAGTACGTCAACCGTATCGGCTCTGAGTCGCAACTCGCGCAGAACCAGCCGTTCCTCAAATTCGTCAACGATTCACGCACAACCGTCGCCGCTGGAACCATCTTTCAGCTTCGCAATGGCTTTCCTGGCCCGGCTTACTCCAACTCAACCACTCCGCTCTATATTCAGAAAACAAACTGGCAGGACAAGAACCAGCGGACGAGCTACGTGCAGCAGTTCAGCTTAGGGCCACAGGTCCAGCTAAGCCGCAGCACAACTCTCGAAATGATCTACGTCGGCAACATCGGTCACAAGATGAACCGTCTGCGTAACGCCAATCAAGGCATTGTTACCGGCTTTACAGGCAGCACACCGAATGTCGTCTTCCCATACGCAAACCTGAACAATGGCGGCGCTCATGCCTTTCTGGAGTATGCGACGAACGACGGCAATACCAACTACAACGGGCTAATCGCAAGCCTCCGGCGGCAGATGACCAACGGCCTCGGATATCAGGTCAGCTATACATGGGCGCATAACTTCAGCGACTATGCCGACAACCTGACGGCAGGGTCTACGCCGCAGAACGCATACGACTACTCGCACGAGTATTCGCAGTCACCCTTCGATCAACGTCATCGTCTTGTGGTGAGCGGGCAGTGGAAGCTACCGATCGGCAAGAACGGCCTCGTGCTCAATAACGATTCAACGGCAGCAAAACTGATCGGCGGCTGGCAATACAACCTGATCGCCAGCTTCGAGGCGGGTAATCCATTCAACGTTACAACAGGTAACGATGCCAGCCAGACCGGCGGAAACCATGCATCTTATGCAAACTGCAATGCTGGCGCGTTCACGAATACAACTCACGATCGCAATGCATTGACTAGCATCACCGGAACGGGCCGCTACATCAATCTGGCAGCATTTACACAACCAACCGTAGGAACCTTCGGCACATGCCGTCCGCGCGCGTTTGCAGGCCCTGGACGCAGGAACTTCGACATGAGCCTGTTCAAGCAGTTCTCGTTCACCGATGCACGTAAGCTCGAGTTCAGGCTTGAGGGATTCAACGTATTCAATCACGCAAATCTGGCGAACCCGAGCTCATCGATTACGACACCAAACCCATTCGGCCGCATCAGCAGTGTCACCAATACGGCACGGCAGGTGCAGCTCGCAGCGAAGTTCTACTTCTAACTTGAATGGGTCAGCCTGCTCGTCACGGACAGGCTGACCGCGAGGTCTTCTATGTCTGGTTTGGTCAAGAAGTCAGTCTGCACGCTGGCGGCGTGTGCTTGTTTCATCTCATCGGGAAGTTTGTTCTATGCGCAAACACCCAAGCCAATAGTCGATGCGACCCCAGTCCCACCCGACAGAGGAGCGGCGGCTACGTGGCAGGCGCTCAAGAAGCTGCATACCCGGGCCAGCGTGATGATGATCGTCGCTCACCCCGACGACGAAGACGGCGCCACGCTTGCGTATGAGAGCAGAGGACAGGGCGCCCGCGTCGCGCTACTGACGCTCGACCGCGGTGAAGGCGGTGCGAATGTCATGTCCTCCGACTACTGGGATGCGCTGGGCCTCGTTCGCACCGAAGAGCTTTTGCAGGCGGGTCGATACTACGGGCTCGACGCGCAATACTTCACGTCGATGGCCGACTATGGCTTCTCCAAAGCGCTCGATGAAGCGCTGAGCCAGTGGGGGCACGACCGAGTTCTTGAGCAGGCAGTGCGAGTTGTGCGAACCGTTCGGCCATTGATTGTCTGCTCGGTCTTCGTCGGTGGGCCTACCGATGGCCATGGTCAGCACGCAACGGCAGGTCTTATGGCGCAGGAGGTCTTCAAGGCGGCGGGCGATCCCAAGATGTTCCCCGAACAAATCAAGGAAGGTCTACTGCCCTGGGCTCCGGTGAAGACCTACGCACGCGCTCCCTTCTTTCGCGTCTCCGAGAAGGGGATGTACGACTATGCAAACCACACATGGGGTCCGGTAGGCGTAACCAATCACATTACCGGCAAGTGGGAGCCGGGCAAGCCTTCGGTTACGGTTGCGATTCCATCCGGCACCTATGACAGCGTCATCGGCGAAACGTACTCCCAGGTATCGCGCAAGGGCCTCGGATACCAGGCCTCGCAGAACGGCGGCCCCAGCGTTCCACTGCCGCAGGCACAGCCAAGTGCGTATCACCGTTTTGGGTCGCACATCGACGCACAACCCACCGAACAGAGCTTCTTCGACGGTATCGACACGACGCTGGATGGAATCGCATTGCTCGCAGACCAGAAGGACCAGCCTGCTCTGCACACGAAGCTGGATGAGATCAACACGCTTGTCGAAAAAGCGATCACTCAGTTTTCCGCTCAGCAACCCTCCGCTGTTGCTCCTCTTCTGGCAAAAGGGAAGATCGCTGTTGAAGCCCTTATCGCCAATGTAAAAGACGGCTCGATGTCCGCAAACGCGAAGTACAACGTACTTCATGAACTCGAAGTGAAGCAACGCCAGTTCAACGACGCTCTCGTTGCCGCACTGCAGATCTCCCTCAACGCCGATGTGACGCAGGCCGGCAAGGACGACCCGATGATGGCTATGTTCCGCGGCGCCCGCCCTACATTTCAGATGGCGACTCCCGGTCTCTCGTTTCCTGTCGCCGTCCACATCTATCAGCCCGGCAACTCGAATCTCACTATCAAGAGCGTGACGTTGAAGGCCACGTCTGGCGGCAACTGGCAGGTCAAGGACGAGGCCGCGGCACCTTCAGTTCTTGCACCATCGAAAGCGGTCGACCTCAGGTTCAATGTTAAGGTCCCAACCGATGAGCCGTTTACGCGCCCTTACTTCAAACGCGAAGGGCTGCAAAATGCGTTCTACGAAGTTGACTCTACTGCGAAGAAGAACGTTCCGCTCTCTCCCTACCCACTTGAGGCACGGGCATCGTTTGGCTTTGAAGGAGCCACGATCAATATGGCTGCCGTTGTACAGGTCGTGAGCAAGGTAAACGGCCCCGGCCTGCTTCGCTACCCGATGCCTGTTGGCCCTGCAATCTCGGTCGCCCTCTCTCCCGCTGCGGGAGTCATTCCGCTGGAGAGCAAGTCCACCACCGTCAGTGTCCGCTTGAAGAACAACGAACAGGGGCCGGTGAAACCAACTGTTCACCTCACTTTACCTGCGGGCTGGACGGCGGAACCGTCCTCAATCCCGGTTAGCTTTACTCAAACTGGAGAAGAACAAACTGTCAGCTTCACTGTCGCTCCAAAAGTAGAAGAAGGAAAACAATATAAGGTTATTGCGGTAGCTGAACTCGACGGTACAAAGTACGAGGAAGGTTACATTACAACCGGCTATGTCGGGTTACGTCCCTACTTCCTGTACTCGCCGGCAACATACTCCACGACGGGCACGGATGTAAAAGTCGCCCACGGTCTGAACGTCGCATACATCGAGGGCAGTGGAGACGACGTTCCAGCGGCGCTCGAACAAATTGGCGTCCACGTCTCGTATCTCACGGCGCAGGATCTGGCAAGCTCGGACCTGAGCAAATACAACGCTATTGTGCTTGGTGTGCGCGCCTACGCGGTACGTCCCGACCTTGTCACCAATAATGCGCGGCTCCTTAAATATGTTGAGAACGGCGGAGTCGCGATTGTGCAATACAACACCCCGGAGTATGACCACAACTATGGCCCCTATCCATACGTGATGAGCGGTGATCCGGAAGAAGTAACAGATGAGAAGTCGAAAGTTACGATTCTCGCGTCGGGCAATCCAGTCTTCAATTGGCCGAATAAGATCACAGAGAAAGATTTCGATGGCTGGATTGAAGAGCGTGGCTCCAAATTTCTGCAATCGTGGGATCCTAGATACACTGCACTGCTTGAGACCCACGACAAAGGACAGCCGGAACAGAAGGGCGGCCTGATCTACGCGCGTTACGGCAAAGGTGTTTACATCTACAACGCATACGCGTTTTATCGTCAGTTGCCGTTGGGAGTTCCAGGAGCATTTCGCATCTTCGCAAACATGCTGAGCCTCCCTCAGAACCCGGAACTCAAATAACCGTGAGCATCGCATGACACAGACGGCCATCAAGCCCGGACAACTCGAACGCGGGATTGGTCTCCCGGGAGCAATCGCGACCAACATCCTCAATATGGTGGGTGTTGGTCCATTTCTCACCATCCCGCTGGCATTGGTTGCAATGGGCGGTCCACAGGCTATGGTTGGCTGGATGCTGGGAGCGCTGCTCGCACTGTGCGACGGTATGGTGTGGGCAGAGCTTGGATCGCGCTTTCCACGTTCGGGAGGGCCTTACCACTATTTATTGGAAGCCTTTGGCCCGCAAAAATATGGCCGGGTCATCGCCTTTCTTTTCCTGTGGCAATCGCTGTTGATCGGCCCGCTATCGATCGCATCCGGCGCAGTCGGATTTGCGGAGTATGCAAATGTCCTGCATCCCGCCTCCTCCATGCAGATGAAGCTTCTGGCGATGTTGCTCTGCATCATCAACGTCGGCTTGCTCTATCGTTCGATTCGATCGGTGTCGGCCCTTTCAGTTGTCGTCATGGTCGCAGTTCTGGCAACCTGCGGATGGATTGTTGTCAGCGGCGCTCTGCACTTTCATCCAGACCTCGCCTTCAGCTTTCCGGCTGGCGCTTTCCGGCCAACTCGCGCATTCTGGGCCGGACTGGGGGCCGCTACGCTGATCGCTACATACGACTACGGCGGCTACAACAACGTCTGCCTCCTGGGTGGAGAAGTAAGGAATCCGCGCACGAATATCCCCCGCGCCGTGATTGTTTCCATCCTGGTCGTTGCTGCGCTTTATCTTGCCATGAACGTATCTATCCTGGGATCTCTGCCGTGGCAAAGCGCGCAGCATTCCAAAGCTATTGTTGCCGACTTCATGCAGGCTGTGCACGGCGGTTGGGCAGCGAAAGCTGTCTCTATTTTGATACTGATCGCCAGTTGGGGTTCAGCGTTTGCAATTCTGCTCGGCTATTCGCGCGTGCCTTACACTGCTGCCGAGGATGGAACTTTTCTCAAAGCCTTTGCCCGGCTTCACCCCACCAAACATTTCCCT
The genomic region above belongs to Acidobacteriota bacterium and contains:
- a CDS encoding GMC family oxidoreductase, translated to MAQKKVDVLIIGSGHTGGMAAKILTEKGISCTMLDAGPMLNFERYRELKPAHELPFRGVVAPGRLPHVYQANDFSANFWVDEKVVPYSYPEGQQYNWVRVRSIGGRSPVWGRQSFRLSDYEFKSKDHDGFGENWPITLKELAPYYSRVEEIFRVTGHTDGLPQYPDGNFIEDNSPWSGAMQRFVDAGKKLGVPVTKPRSSLGKDGMAASLNLLLPDAVATGKLTTIPNAIVRQITVDKKTGLADGVVFVDRHSHREMVMKARVVVVAAGTMETTRLLLASEICNSSGVLGHHLTDQIYGAGIICSVPEARDGKGTPGLMGGGALIPRFRNLETKSNGFLRGYAVNVSCSNGPFDARALPFYGKELNEKLKSYNGSHFSTNIMGETLGHYENHVSLNKQVLDAWGMPTLNINTKYTSNETNMTKDYIDTMAAMAEAAGFDILVKNYEFNPPGYSIHEQGTARMSDDPKKGVVNKWSQSHDMKNLFITDASVFVSAGWQNPTITMCSLAMRASEHLAEEMRKGNV
- a CDS encoding gluconate 2-dehydrogenase subunit 3 family protein → MKRRDFVKGFAVATATASTALGQQQPASNAAEQNAAGAHPAAPPASRVTARAEQLARFHTPSIPLSQPDLVATTEARYFTPVRYASLVHLCEIMMPAGDDYPSAMKAGTPEFLDFYIGASPADRQAMYNDGLDRLNADCMKQFKVPFAKADEKQADAVIRPHLKGWMNDHPPREGQERFVNLAHRDIREFTMNSPAWAAAAEASGERTPGVGLYWHPIDPGIQTWVSHSASKTASTTKHKQA
- a CDS encoding LacI family DNA-binding transcriptional regulator, yielding MAIRLQDIADDLNLSKMTISKVLRGQTDVSAETKARVLKRMQELNYRPNISARSLRTGQTYTIGFVVPQLDDPRVAAICRGLNEVLRPANYAVVISSADGDPEAEEREAELHLSRQVDALLLYGRDDVSDAPEALRTTSVPLVYLGQKPAQLTAISVSLRESEVGRLSGEHLLARGARRIAYLRGPRTAVADQRFSGYLEALHKASVPIRQEWVVEAKAGGDEYERGFEAVRTMLQRRSRPEAVIAYSDSLAVGARDAAIAQGLRVPDQFQVMGCGNNLQICSMGIGISSIDLCSEEIGVRAARMALKAIEKKGAEEARSMSVMPRLVHRATTKHLEVSTRPGKKG
- a CDS encoding carbohydrate kinase family protein, which translates into the protein MAARKETANKFDLVVFGEFFSDMIFYGLRNQPRFGEEVKTDSFLIAPGGGLATSALAASRLGSMTAIVTRVGGDAESLPTWGEILREGLDVTACEVRKEQATALTASVAFQSNRMMMTHDPVNRNLEDLLSSKAVIAKLHKARHVHFACALRRPQKWIPVMKALRDSGITISADFGWNPDLSPKQLLSIVKYCEFIFPNEHEGKAITGTTDALRALEKLQDWVRIPVIKLGKRGAMLMANGHIYRQPALPIAVVDATGAGDAFDGGFLHAFLHGADWDDCLRAGNICGSLSASQPGGSQGLPGPKEFRRYMASIKSTKSRRSV
- a CDS encoding TonB-dependent receptor — protein: MGFGSTGNSSHRHSLPMPLMCLFLAAAFLFTPQPALAQLDNGSITGTLHDPTGAVIAGATVTIRNVATGVTTVLKTNNDGSYQALALIPGTYSVEASATGFSTAKNAAVEIHVKSRAEVDFNLTPGATSDTIEVSSEFQGLQTQSADVGNVIGTTQINDLPLNARRYADLALLEPGIFKNPGVANQAADRFSSNGNLETQNYFALDGVDNNSGSTNLQEGSVQNVQPPPDAIQEFRLQTRTYSVEFGTSAGAIVNASTKSGTNSLHGSAWEYARNSVLDANSWINKRTSTGVPLPKGNFSQNQFGGTVGGHVIREKFFYFGDYQGLRSTQSTTVSSVVPSAAMKTGNMSEVSFNPVGLGSQSGCIVAKVVQTGCIDPVALAVAKLLPDPNTGPPTWDGSTNYVYQYQLPQQVNSFDVRTDFTVNSHNQLFTRYSFLDQHRQDPPWTSNSDIGNGGFATDYKIRNQGVAFGLTTTLSSTAVNQFRFGWSRDSAHSNPIGVTLGTSAAPSVGLTGIPVTPQSGGLPPFNISGGFRRIGVDLFRPQFQAAGVWQFLDNFTKLKGNHSLMFGYEYHRTTTNFLDLTAPQGYMGFSGVFTGTNGFGWADFLLGNVSQTFFNSYLVAHNYQIGNSLFAQDTWRATHDLTITYGTRYELYSPLLNRTDSFANFDPSGAGGLIVAKGGSWAQRSLVNPDKNNFAPRVGFSYQATDRVVIRGGYGVFYQYVNRIGSESQLAQNQPFLKFVNDSRTTVAAGTIFQLRNGFPGPAYSNSTTPLYIQKTNWQDKNQRTSYVQQFSLGPQVQLSRSTTLEMIYVGNIGHKMNRLRNANQGIVTGFTGSTPNVVFPYANLNNGGAHAFLEYATNDGNTNYNGLIASLRRQMTNGLGYQVSYTWAHNFSDYADNLTAGSTPQNAYDYSHEYSQSPFDQRHRLVVSGQWKLPIGKNGLVLNNDSTAAKLIGGWQYNLIASFEAGNPFNVTTGNDASQTGGNHASYANCNAGAFTNTTHDRNALTSITGTGRYINLAAFTQPTVGTFGTCRPRAFAGPGRRNFDMSLFKQFSFTDARKLEFRLEGFNVFNHANLANPSSSITTPNPFGRISSVTNTARQVQLAAKFYF